Within the Bradyrhizobium ottawaense genome, the region CCTCAAGGACATCGTCAAGGGCGGCATCCGCGAGCGCTTTGCCGAACTGCGCCGCATGGGCATCCGCACCGTGATGATCACCGGCGACAACCCGATGACGGCAGCCGCAATCGCTGCCGAAGCCGGCGTCGACGATTTCCTGGCTCAGGCGACACCGGAAGACAAGCTGAAGCTGATCCGCGACGAGCAGGCCAAGGGCAAACTGGTGGCGATGTGCGGCGACGGCACCAATGACGCTCCGGCGCTTGCCCAGGCCGATGTCGGCGTCGCCATGAACACCGGCACGCAGGCCGCCCGCGAAGCCGGCAACATGGTCGACCTCGATTCCAACCCGACCAAGCTGATCGAGGTGGTCGAGATCGGGAAGCAGTTGTTGATGACGCGCGGTGCACTGACGACGTTCTCGATTGCCAACGACGTCGCGAAATACTTTGCCATCATCCCGGCGATGTTCCTGACGTTCTACCCGCAACTCGCGGTGCTCAATGTCATGCATCTGGCGAGCCCGCAAAGCGCAATCCTGTCGGCGATCATCTTCAACGCATTGATCATCATCGCGTTGATCCCGTTGGCATTGAAAGGCGTGGCCTATCGCGCCGTCGGCGCCGGTGCGCTGCTCCGCCGTAACCTTTTGATCTACGGGCTCGGCGGCATCATCATTCCCTTCATCGGCATCAAGGCCATCGACCTCGTCGTCGCGGCCTTGGGCCTGGCTTAACCGCATCCGTCATTGCGAGCGAAGCGAAGCAATCCATAGCGCCGCAAAGAAAGAATGGATTGCTTCGTCGCTTCGCTCCTCGCAATGACGAAATAATGGAGACTTGTTATGTTAAGAGAAATCCGCCCCGCCATTCTCATCCTGATCCTGCTGACGCTGATCACGGGCCTTGCCTATCCCCTCGCCATGACCGCCATCGCCGGCGTCATCTTTCCGAAGCAGGCGCAAGGCAGCCTGATCGAGAAGGACGGCAAGGTGATCGGCTCCAGCCTGATCGGGCAGGAATTCAAGGACGACAAATATTTCCACGGCCGTCCTTCCGCGACCTCGGCGCCGGACCCGGCCGATTCCACCAAGACCGTGCCGGCGCCCTATAACGCCGCCAATTCCGGCGGCTCCAATCTGGGGCCGACCAGCAAGGCGCTGAACGACAGGATCAAGGACGACGTCGAGAAATTGAAGGCGGAGAATCCGACGGCCAGTGTCCCGGTCGATCTGGTCACGACATCGGGTAGCGGGCTCGATCCCGATATTTCGCCCGAGGCGGCGCTATTCCAGGTGCCGCGGGTGGCGAAAGCCCGCAACATGCCGGAAGATCAGGTCCGCCAATTGGTCACGGCCAACAGCCAGGGCCGGCTTGGTGGCCTGCTCGGCGAACCCAGAGTTAACGTTTTGGCGCTGAATTTGGCGCTGGATCGGGTAGCTGCCAAATGAGGCCATCTAGGCCGGGCGGCGGGTGAGGACTATATAGGCGTATGGTCCAAGCCCGCCGCGATTCCGAACAACGTCCTTCTCCGGAAGCCTTGCTGGAAGCGGCCCGGCGCGAGGAAAGCCGCGCCGGCAAGCTCAAGATCTTCGTCGGCGCCGCCCCCGGCGTCGGCAAGACCTACGAGATGCTGCAGAGCGCGCATGCGCGGATGAAGGCGGGCGCCGATGTCGTGGTCGGCGTGGTCGAGACCCACGGCCGGGCCGAGACCGAAGCGCTGCTCGCGGGACTCGAGGTGCTGCCGCGCAAGCGGCTCACCTACAAGGAGCAGACGCTCGAGGAGATGGACCTCGATGCCCTGATCGCGCGGCGGCCGCAGATCGCGCTGGTCGACGAACTCGCTCACACCAACGCGCCGGGCAGCCGCCATCCCAAGCGCTATCTTGATGTCGAAGAGCTGCTCTCCCATGGCATCGACGTCTATACCGCGGTCAACATCCAGCACATCGAAAGCCTCAATGATGTGGTGGCCCAGATCACCCATGTTCGGGTCCGCGAGACCGTGCCGGACAAGGTGTTCGACCGCGCCGACGCCATCGAGCTGATCGACCTCACGCCCGACGACCTGATCCAGCGGTTGAAGGAAGGCAAGGTCTATGTCCCCAAACAGGCCGAGCGGGCGCTCGAGCATTATTTCTCGCCGGGCAATCTGACCGCGCTGCGCGAACTGGCGTTGCGGCGGACCGCCGAGCGGGTCGACGAGCAGTTGCTGACCCATATGCAGGCCAACGCCATCGCCGGGCCCTGGGCCGCGGGCGAACGCATTCTGGTTTGCCTGAGTGAGGATCCGCGCGCGGCCGGCCTCGTGCGCTACACCAAGCGGCTGGCGGACCGGCTGCATGCGCCTTGGACCGCGATCTCGATCGAGACTCGGCGCAGCCTGCAATTGACCGATGAACAGCGCGACCGGCTCGCCGATACCATGCGTCTGGCCGAAGCGCTCGGCGCTGAAGCGCTGACGATTCCCGGCGTCGGTCGCCGTATCGCCGACGACGTCATCCATTTCGCGCAAGCCAACAACGTGACGCAAATCATCATCGGCAAATCGACGCGCTCGT harbors:
- a CDS encoding K(+)-transporting ATPase subunit C, which produces MLREIRPAILILILLTLITGLAYPLAMTAIAGVIFPKQAQGSLIEKDGKVIGSSLIGQEFKDDKYFHGRPSATSAPDPADSTKTVPAPYNAANSGGSNLGPTSKALNDRIKDDVEKLKAENPTASVPVDLVTTSGSGLDPDISPEAALFQVPRVAKARNMPEDQVRQLVTANSQGRLGGLLGEPRVNVLALNLALDRVAAK